The following proteins are co-located in the Prionailurus viverrinus isolate Anna chromosome A1, UM_Priviv_1.0, whole genome shotgun sequence genome:
- the SNX2 gene encoding sorting nexin-2 — protein sequence MAAEREPPPLGDGKPTDFEELEDGEDLFTSTVSTLESSPSSPEPASLPAEDVSTNSNGRKPAEVVLDDDREDLFAEATEEVSLDSPEREPILSSEPSPAVTPVTPTTLIAPRMESKSISAPVIFDRSREEIEEEANGDVFDIEIGVSDPEKVGDGMNAYMAYRVTTKTSLSMFSKNEFSVKRRFSDFLGLHSKLASKYLHVGYIVPPAPEKSIVGMTKVKVGKEDSSSTEFVEKRRAALERYLQRTVKHPTLLQDPDLRQFLESSELPRAVNTQALSGAGILRMVNKAADAVNKMTIKMNESDAWFEEKQQQFENLDQQLRKLHASVEALVCHRKELSANTAAFAKSAAMLGNSEDHTALSRALSQLAEVEEKIDQLHQEQAFADFYMFSELLSDYIRLIAAVKGVFDHRMKCWQKWEDAQITLLKKRETEAKMMVANKPDKIQQAKNEIREWEAKVQQGERDFEQISKTIRKEVGRFEKERVKDFKTVIIKYLESLVQTQQQLIKYWEAFLPEAKAIA from the exons tcaAGTCCATCATCTCCAGAACCAGCTAGTCTTCCTGCAGAAGATGTTAGTACAAACTCCAATGGTCGGAAGCCTGCAGAGGTTGTCCTAGATGATGACAGGGAAGATCTTTTTGCag AAGCCACAGAAGAAGTTTCTCTGGATAGTCCAGAAAGGGAACCTATCCTCTCCTCAGAGCCTTCTCCTGCAGTTACACCTGTGACCCCTACTACACTCATTGCTCCCAGAATGGAATCAAAGAGTATATCTGCTCCTGTGATCTTTGATAGATCCAGGGAGGAG ATTGAAGAAGAAGCAAATGGAGATGTTTTTGACATAGAAATTGGTGTATCAGATCCGGAGAAAGTCG GTGATGGCATGAATGCTTACATGGCATATAGAGTAACAACAAAG ACTTCTCTTTCCATGTTCAGTAAGAATGAATTTTCAGTTAAAAGAAGATTCAGTGACTTTCTCGGTTTGCATAGCAAATTAGCAAGCAAGTATTTACATGTTGGTTATATTGTGCCACCAGCTCCAGAAAAGAGTATAGTAG GCATGACCAAGGTCAAAGTGGGTAAAGAAGACTCATCATCCACTGAATTTGTAGAAAAACGGAGAGCAGCTCTTGAAAG GTATCTTCAAAGAacagtaaagcatccaactttactACAGGATCCTGATTTAAGGCAGTTCCTGGAAAGTTCAGAG CTGCCTAGAGCAGTTAACACACAGGCTCTGAGTGGAGCAGGAATATTGAGGATGGTGAACAAGGCTGCTGACGCTGTCAACAAAATGACAATCAAGATGAATGAATCGGATGCA tggtttGAAGAAAAGCAGCAGCAATTTGAAAATCTGGATCAGCAACTTAGGAAACTTCATGCTAGTGTTGAAGCCTTGGTCTGTCATAGAAAAG aaCTTTCAGCCAACACAGCTGCCTTTGCTAAAAGTGCTGCCATGTTAGGTAATTCTGAGGACCACACTGCTTTATCTAGAGCTCTGTCTCAGCTTGCGGAAGTGGAGGAGAAGATAGACCAGTTACATCAAGAACAGGCTTTTGCTGACTTTTATATGTTTTCAGAACTACTTAGTGACTACATTCGTCTTATTGCCGCAGTGAAA GGTGTGTTTGACCATCGGATGAAGTGCTGGCAGAAATGGGAAGATGCCCAAATTACTTTGCTCAAAAAACGTGAAACTGAGGCAAAAATGATGGTGGCCAACAAACCAGATAAAATACAGCaagctaaaaatgaaataagagag tggGAGGCAAAGGTACAACAAGGAGAAAGAGATTTTGAACAGATTTCTAAAACAATTCGAAAAGAAGTGGGAAGATTTGAG AAAGAACGagtgaaagattttaaaactgtTATTATCAAGTACTTAGAATCATTAGTACAAACACAACAACAG CTGATAAAATACTGGGAGGCATTCCTGCCTGAAGCCAAAGCCATTGCCTAG